A DNA window from Streptomyces bacillaris contains the following coding sequences:
- the glp gene encoding molybdotransferase-like divisome protein Glp, with translation MSSTIWSVDEHLDDILATVRPLEPIELQLPDAQGCVLVEDVVVEVALPPFDNSSMDGYAVRIADVEGASEEFPAVLTVIGDVAAGSAGLADGQVVGPGQAARIMTGAPLPAGAEAVVPVEWTDGGTGEGPAAAMRAHSDAPEGATGEVRVHRAVEAGAHVRERGSDVRPGDLALRAGSIVGPPQIGLLAAIGCSTVVVRPRPRVVVLSTGSELVQPGEKLTGGQIYDSNSFALTAAARDAGAIAYRVGAVTDDAETLRATIEDQLIRADILVTTGGVSVGAYDVVKEALSSVGDEDEPGSGIEFRKLAMQPGKPQGFGSIGPDHTPLLALPGNPVSSYVSFELFVRPAIRALMGLTDDLHRPTVRARLSTDKALTSPAGRRQFLRGRYDEEAGTVTPVGGSGSHLIAALAQADALIVLPEETTSAEPGTETDVILLR, from the coding sequence GTGAGCAGCACGATCTGGTCGGTGGACGAGCATCTGGACGACATCCTCGCCACGGTGAGGCCGCTCGAACCCATCGAGCTGCAGCTGCCCGACGCCCAGGGCTGCGTCCTGGTCGAGGACGTCGTCGTGGAGGTGGCCCTGCCGCCCTTCGACAACAGCTCGATGGACGGTTACGCGGTGCGGATCGCCGATGTCGAGGGGGCGAGCGAGGAGTTCCCCGCCGTCCTCACGGTCATCGGTGACGTCGCCGCGGGCAGCGCCGGGCTCGCCGACGGCCAGGTCGTGGGGCCGGGGCAGGCCGCCCGCATCATGACGGGCGCCCCGCTGCCCGCCGGAGCGGAGGCCGTGGTCCCGGTCGAGTGGACGGACGGCGGTACGGGCGAGGGCCCGGCCGCCGCCATGCGCGCCCACTCCGACGCACCGGAGGGCGCCACCGGGGAGGTCCGCGTCCACCGGGCCGTCGAGGCCGGAGCCCATGTCCGTGAGCGCGGGAGCGACGTCAGGCCCGGCGATCTGGCCCTGCGCGCGGGCTCGATCGTGGGCCCGCCGCAGATCGGGCTGCTCGCCGCGATCGGCTGCTCGACCGTCGTCGTACGGCCCCGTCCCCGCGTCGTCGTCCTCTCCACCGGCAGCGAACTGGTCCAGCCCGGCGAGAAGCTGACCGGCGGCCAGATCTACGACTCCAACAGCTTCGCGCTCACGGCCGCCGCCCGCGACGCCGGAGCCATCGCCTACCGGGTCGGCGCGGTGACCGACGACGCCGAGACCCTGCGCGCCACCATCGAGGACCAGCTGATCCGCGCGGACATCCTCGTCACCACGGGCGGCGTCAGCGTCGGCGCGTACGACGTCGTCAAGGAGGCGCTCTCCTCCGTCGGGGACGAGGACGAGCCGGGCAGCGGGATCGAGTTCCGCAAGCTCGCCATGCAGCCGGGCAAACCGCAGGGGTTCGGCTCGATCGGCCCCGACCACACCCCGCTGCTGGCCCTGCCGGGCAACCCGGTCTCCAGTTACGTCTCCTTCGAGCTGTTCGTCCGCCCCGCCATCCGCGCCCTGATGGGCCTGACGGACGACCTCCACCGCCCCACGGTCCGGGCCCGGCTGAGCACCGACAAGGCGCTGACCTCGCCCGCCGGCCGCCGCCAGTTCCTGCGCGGCAGGTACGACGAGGAGGCGGGCACCGTCACCCCCGTCGGAGGCTCCGGCTCCCACCTGATCGCCGCTCTCGCCCAGGCGGACGCGCTGATCGTGCTGCCCGAGGAGACCACCTCCGCCGAGCCCGGCACGGAGACGGACGTGATCCTGCTCCGCTGA
- the moaC gene encoding cyclic pyranopterin monophosphate synthase MoaC → MSTQNRLTHIDEAGAARMVDVSEKDVTTRVARASGRVLVSPRVIELLRGEGVPKGDALATARIAGIMGAKRTPDLIPLCHPLAVSGVNVDLGVADDAVEITATVKTTDRTGVEMEALTAVSVAALTVVDMVKAVDKSAVITDVRVEAKSGGKSGDYRRPAPEGPTAAPTTGPTAGPTA, encoded by the coding sequence TTGAGTACGCAGAACAGGCTGACGCACATCGACGAGGCGGGTGCGGCCCGCATGGTGGACGTCTCCGAGAAGGACGTCACCACGCGCGTCGCCCGCGCCAGCGGCCGGGTCCTCGTCTCGCCGCGCGTCATCGAACTGCTCCGGGGCGAGGGCGTCCCCAAGGGCGACGCCCTCGCCACCGCGAGGATCGCCGGGATCATGGGCGCCAAGCGCACCCCGGACCTGATCCCGCTCTGCCACCCGCTGGCCGTCTCCGGGGTCAACGTCGATCTGGGCGTGGCCGACGACGCGGTGGAGATCACGGCCACGGTGAAGACGACGGACCGCACGGGCGTCGAGATGGAGGCCCTGACGGCGGTCTCGGTGGCGGCCCTGACGGTGGTCGACATGGTGAAGGCGGTCGACAAGAGCGCGGTCATCACCGACGTACGGGTCGAGGCGAAGTCGGGCGGCAAGTCCGGCGACTACCGACGCCCGGCACCGGAGGGCCCGACGGCAGCCCCGACGACAGGACCGACAGCGGGGCCGACCGCATGA
- a CDS encoding molybdenum cofactor synthesis domain-containing protein — protein sequence MYADKGGPLIAEGLTALGFTVDGPQVVPDGDPVEAALRAGVAAGYDVIVTTGGTGISPTDATPEATRRVLDHEIPGIPEAIRAEGLAKVPTAALSRGLAGVASRTLIVNLPGSTGGVRDGLSVLARLLVHAVDQLRGGDHPRPGSPS from the coding sequence GTGTACGCGGACAAGGGCGGCCCCCTGATCGCCGAAGGGCTCACCGCCCTCGGCTTCACGGTAGACGGACCGCAGGTCGTCCCCGACGGCGATCCGGTGGAGGCGGCCCTGCGGGCAGGCGTGGCCGCCGGGTACGACGTGATCGTCACCACCGGCGGTACGGGCATCTCGCCCACCGACGCCACCCCCGAGGCCACCCGCCGCGTCCTCGACCACGAGATCCCCGGTATCCCCGAGGCGATCCGGGCCGAGGGGCTCGCCAAGGTCCCCACCGCCGCGCTCTCCCGGGGCCTGGCGGGCGTCGCCTCCCGCACGCTGATCGTCAACCTGCCCGGCTCCACCGGCGGGGTCCGCGACGGCCTCTCCGTCCTCGCCCGGCTCCTGGTGCACGCGGTCGACCAGCTCCGAGGCGGAGACCACCCCCGACCGGGGAGCCCGAGCTGA